In Tsukamurella tyrosinosolvens, the genomic window GCTCCTCGGTGGCTCCGTCAAGCGCTCCTACGCGCCCGTCGTCGACATCGACTGGGACGCCCCGATCGACCCCGACAAGTACTTCCTGCCGCCGCACATGTGCACCCTGTACGGCACCGACATCTGGAACGGCATGACCCGCGAGGAGCAGATCGCCCTCTCCCGCCTGGAGATGGTCAACCTGCTCTCGATGGGCATCTGGTTCGAGAACCTGCTCAACCGCCTGCTCCTGCGCGACCTGCTCGCCAAGGACCCCACCTCGCGCGACGCCTTCTACTCGCTCACCGAGATGGGCGACGAGTGTCGCCACATGGTGATGTTCGGCAAGGTCATCGACCGTGTCGGCGAGCGACCCTTCCGCCTGCGCGGCTGGCAGCTGGGCGTCGTGAAGTACGTTCTCGCCCCGGTGATCCGCGGCCAGGCCGTGTGGATCGCCGCCCTCGTCGGTGAGGAGATCTTCGACGCCCAGCAGCGGCAGATCAAGGACGATCCGGAGCTGCAGCCGATCGTCGCCCGCCTCATGCAGATCCACGTCACCGAGGAGGCGCGGCACATCGGCTACGCCCGGGACGGCGCCCGGCGCGGCGTCGCCGACCGCAGCCGCATGCAGACGCTCCTCGTCGGGAACCTGCACGCCGGCGCGGCCTTCGGCTTCCGCATGCTGTTCGCCAACCCGCGCATGTACGCCCGTGCCGGCCTCGACCCCAAGGCCGCCTACCGCGCCGCCATCACCAACCCCCACCACATCAAGGCCAAGCAGGACGGCTTCCGGGATCTCGGCCGGTTCCTCGACTCCGTCGGCCTCATGCGGGCGTTCGCGCGGTGGTCGTGGAAGAAGGCGGGGTTCCTCGCGTGACGTCGGACGGCCGGCCGCGCATCGTCGTCATCGGCGCGCGGGTCCCCGGGATCGACGGGACCGTCGTGGCACCGTCGGACGTGGCGGACCTGCGGTTCCGCCCCGAGCGCGACGCCTGGACCCTGACCACACCCGCGGGCGTGACGGACTACGACCTCGTCGTGCTCGCCGGCACCACGGCCGCGATCGAGGTGCCGGTGCTCGATCCGCGCGTCGCGCCGCCCGGCACCGTCGGGCCCGCGGACGCCGAGCGCGCCTACCTGGGCATGCTCGTCGACGGGGTGCCGAACCTGATCCTCACGGACGGTTCGACACTCCAGCGGGACACGCTGGACGCCTGGCTGCGGTGGATGTACACCGAGGCGGCGACGCGCCTGCTGGCGCGGCCCCCGGTGACCGCCCGCTGGATCCTCAAGGGGCGGCGGGCGCCGTCGCGGCCGGACCGGGACGCGATCGACCTGTCCAACGACCACGTCCGCGACGAGGGCGTCTACGCCGGGGAGGCCGTGCTCCGCTCCGGCGAGTTCGAGGCCGTCTCGCCCGTGCGGCTCGCCGGGCACCTCGAGCCGCTCGACGGCAACTACCACTGGTACGGCACCGTCGACGACATGGAGATCGGTGCGGCGCTGAAGAAGATGCCCCGCGGCAGCGTCACGGTGTCCATCGGCGGGGGAGAAGCGTCGCCCGCCATGGTCACCGACAAGACCGTCTGGGGCACCTACCGCCTCGTGGGCGTCGGCGCGCCGCCGTATCCGCTCTGACTCAGTCCTTCTCGGTGGCCGACCCGGAAACGAGGCGACGGACCTCCTCGACGATCACGTCCGGGTCGGTCAGCGGGACCTGATGTCCCGAGTTCGCGGCGACGACGTGCCGTCCGGTCGGCGATGCCGCGGCGCGCTCGGCGTGCGCCTCGTTGACCCGCGCCCGGACCGCCTTCCCGAGGCCCCCGCTCTTGGCCCCCGAGATCACGGTGACGGGGACGTCGCCGAGGTCGGGCGCGGACCCCTGCCACGACTGCAGCTCCGGGTAGAACGTCTTCAGCTCCTGCACCATCGTCTCGATCGCCCGCGGGGTGGCCGCCTCCCGCGCGAGGTCGGCGCGGACGTCCGCGGGGGCGCTGCGGAACAGGATGCCGCCCAGGACGCGGAGGATCCCGGTGCGGGCGAGGACCCGCATGATCGCCGTCGAGATCGCTGCGCGCCGTTCGACGTTCCCGCGGAACATGTCCTCCGCCGACTCATCCGACGGGTCGACCAGGACAAGCCCGGCGATCCGGCCCGGGCGGCGCGACGCGGCCAGGCGCACGATCACTCCGCCCAGGCTGTGGCCGACGAGCACGAACCGGGTGTCGTCGCCGTCGGCGAGGCCGTGGAGGAGGTCGTTCAGGTCGTCGGCCATGCGCCCGAAGGTGCGGTCGGCCGCGTCGGGCGCGCTGCGGACGAGCCCCGACCGGTCGTAGGCCACCGCGCGCGCGAACGCGGACACCGGCGGCTGCACCCCGCCCCAGGACGACCGGGTTCCCCCGGCGCCGGCCTCGAAGACCACGACCGGTGCGCCGCCCGGCCCGTCCAGCTCCGTGGCGTGCAGGTGCCGGCCGTCCCGCGTGGTGAGGAACCGACTCCGCCCCTGGGTGTGTGTCATGGGCCCAGGGTAGCGGCGCGCACCGACAGGTTCTCGCCCGTGCTGTCCGATTCTGGCAGGATCGAGGTATGGCAGCGGCGCTCTGGCTCATCGGCGCGATCCTGCTGGCCGTGGCGGAGACGGCGGCCGGCGAGTTCACCCTGCTCATGCTCGGCGGCGGGGCGCTGGTCACCGCCGGCGCCACGGGGATCTTCGACCTCCCGCTGTGGGCGCAGGGCGTCGTGTTCGCCGTCTCGTCGGTACTGCTGCTCGTGCTAGTGCGCCCGCCGCTGCGCCGGTACGCCGAGAGCAAACGGGGCGACGCACCGTCGTACCTGGAATCGCTCCCCGGCATGAAAGCGACGGTGCTGCAGTCCGTCTCGGGCGACGCCGGACGCATCCTGATCGGCGGGGAGGAATGGTCCGCGCGGACGCCGTACGACGGCGTGCCGATCGCCGTGGGCGTGGAGGTGACCATCGTCGAGATCGACGGCGCGGTCGCCGTCGTGGTCGACAGCTGACCGAAGGTCAACGGAGAGGAAGATCCATGGAGGGCATAGGAATCGGACTGGTCGTACTCCTCGTACTGATCCTCGCGGCGGTGGTCGTGCTGGTGAAGGCGCTGGTGCTCGTCCCGCAGGCGCAGGCCGCGGTGATCGAGCGGCTCGGCCGGTACACGAAGACGGTGTCGGGCCAACTGGCGCTGCTGATCCCGTTCATCGACAAGGTCCGCGCCCGCGTGGACCTGCGGGAACAGGTGGTCTCCTTCCCGCCCCAGCCGGTGATCACGCAGGACAACCTGACCGTGAACATCGACACCGTCGTCTACTTCCAGGTCACCCGGCCCGAGGCCGCGGTCTACGAGATCAGCAACTACGTGGTCGGCGTCGAGCAGATCACCACCACCACGCTGCGCAACGTCGTCGGTGGCATGACCCTCGAGGAGACGCTGACCTCGCGCGAGAAGATCAACGGCCAACTCCGCGGCGTGCTCGACGAGGCAACGTCGCGCTGGGGCCTGCG contains:
- a CDS encoding AurF N-oxygenase family protein, producing MTDTTLPERTRDAVADRLLGGSVKRSYAPVVDIDWDAPIDPDKYFLPPHMCTLYGTDIWNGMTREEQIALSRLEMVNLLSMGIWFENLLNRLLLRDLLAKDPTSRDAFYSLTEMGDECRHMVMFGKVIDRVGERPFRLRGWQLGVVKYVLAPVIRGQAVWIAALVGEEIFDAQQRQIKDDPELQPIVARLMQIHVTEEARHIGYARDGARRGVADRSRMQTLLVGNLHAGAAFGFRMLFANPRMYARAGLDPKAAYRAAITNPHHIKAKQDGFRDLGRFLDSVGLMRAFARWSWKKAGFLA
- a CDS encoding DUF4873 domain-containing protein; translation: MTSDGRPRIVVIGARVPGIDGTVVAPSDVADLRFRPERDAWTLTTPAGVTDYDLVVLAGTTAAIEVPVLDPRVAPPGTVGPADAERAYLGMLVDGVPNLILTDGSTLQRDTLDAWLRWMYTEAATRLLARPPVTARWILKGRRAPSRPDRDAIDLSNDHVRDEGVYAGEAVLRSGEFEAVSPVRLAGHLEPLDGNYHWYGTVDDMEIGAALKKMPRGSVTVSIGGGEASPAMVTDKTVWGTYRLVGVGAPPYPL
- a CDS encoding alpha/beta fold hydrolase, producing MTHTQGRSRFLTTRDGRHLHATELDGPGGAPVVVFEAGAGGTRSSWGGVQPPVSAFARAVAYDRSGLVRSAPDAADRTFGRMADDLNDLLHGLADGDDTRFVLVGHSLGGVIVRLAASRRPGRIAGLVLVDPSDESAEDMFRGNVERRAAISTAIMRVLARTGILRVLGGILFRSAPADVRADLAREAATPRAIETMVQELKTFYPELQSWQGSAPDLGDVPVTVISGAKSGGLGKAVRARVNEAHAERAAASPTGRHVVAANSGHQVPLTDPDVIVEEVRRLVSGSATEKD
- a CDS encoding NfeD family protein: MAAALWLIGAILLAVAETAAGEFTLLMLGGGALVTAGATGIFDLPLWAQGVVFAVSSVLLLVLVRPPLRRYAESKRGDAPSYLESLPGMKATVLQSVSGDAGRILIGGEEWSARTPYDGVPIAVGVEVTIVEIDGAVAVVVDS